The Pedobacter ginsengisoli region TAGGGTTGAGCGTGAAGCGCTTGAAGATCCTTTTGTAGCAGAGGCATTGGCTGGCTTAAGTATGTCGCCTAAACGATCCTTAGAGTCACTTTCATTGCTCCAGAAACAATTGCATGAACGTGTTGCTGAGCACCATTCTGCTAAAAAAGCGACAGTAATTACCTGGCAACGGCTAAGTATTGCCGCAGCCGCAGCGGTTATATTTATCTCTGTTGGTATTATTTTCTGGATGAAGCAAGTCAACTATCAAGACATGGCTTCAAAACAACCCAAAAAAATTGATGTAAACATAGCTCCAAAACCAAGCAGTGATAGTATGATCGAAAATGCAGGTGCTGTAGCAACAGTTAAAACAGAAAGCACAGATAAAACTGCTACTGAAATTGATAAAGCTATAAAAGCTGTTAAAACTAACAGTTATGCAGCCAATTCAAAGGCTAAATCAAAATCTATAACAACTAGCCCCGAAACAGCTCCTGCTGCTGAAGCAACTGTAGCGGCGGCGCCTATTTCTGTAGCAAGAACATCAAATGATTCAAGCGCCGCATTAAATGAAGTTGTTGTTGCTGCTTATGGGAAAAAGAAAGCTCCACAGGCTTTAGGTGCACCCGGAGTAAGGGGAGAAATTAGAATAAGAGGCCTTGCAACTCCTCAAGATGAATTTAATGATCCTTATGCTGTAAGGTTCACTATAAATAGTAAAAATATTAATGATGTTCCAGTAGCTCGTCAAAATCAGATTGTGCAAGGCGTATCAGCAAAAACATCAAAAGCAACTCATCCTATAACTGGCTGGCCAAAGTTTAATAGTTACCTGAGCGAGAATAATAATTATATAACAGATGCAAAGCAGGGACAATCTGTCGAATTCAGATTTGAAATCAAAGACTTCAGACCTATAAATATCACAGTAATACGTGGCTTTTCAGAAAGATTCAATAATGAGCTGATTCGGTTGATTCAAACAGGGCCAGATTGGGATGTGCAGGACACTGCACATCCGATCGTATTTCTTACAATTGAGTATTAAAAAAACAAGTGTATAATTCCGTAAACAATTGCAGCTAGTGTTGCAGAAACCGGAATAGTTAATACCCATGCCCAAAGCAAGCTAACGGTAACTCCCCAGCGTACTGCCGATACTCTTTTTAATAAACCAACACCTACAATTGAGCCGGTAATGGTATGTGTAGTAGAAACAGGAATACCAAAATGTTCTGTAATACCTAAGGTTACTGCACCTGCAGATTCTGCAGCTACACCTTCAAAAGCATTTACTTTAGTGATTTTAGAACCCATGGTTTTTACAATTTTCCATCCACCACTCATAGTACCTAATGCAATTGCAGCATAACATGAAATAGGAATCCATTCAGGCATTGGGTCTCCGGTCTTTAAAGCATTTGCCGCCACCATAGAAACATAAATGATACCCATTACTTTTTGAGCATCATTACCACCATGGGTAAAACTTAAGGCCGCAGAAGAGATTAGCTGTAGTCTTTTAAACCACTTCTCAGCTACAGATGGCCTTGCATTTTTGGAAATATGCAAAATGATAATCGAAATAATAACCGAAATGATCATACCAATTACAGGAGCCAGAACAATAAAGGCAACAACTTTTAAAATTGGGGCAAGGTTAATTGCCGACATTACGCTTGCGCCTACTGTAGCTGCTTTTGCCATACCAGCACCAGCAAAACCACCAATTAACGTATGCGATGAACTTGAAGGGATACCGAACCACCAGGTAAAAAGATTCCAGGTTATGGCAGCAATAAGGCCTGCCAGGATAACTTCAAGTGTTATAAAATTCTCAACAACAGTTTTGGCTATGGTATTAGCCACTTTATGATCTGTAAAGTAAAAATAAGCAGCAAAGTTAAATACCGCTGCCCATAGCACTGCCTGAAAAGGAGAAAGCACTTTTGTAGAAACGATGGTAGCAATTGAATTTGCTGCATCGTGAAAGCCATTTATATAATCAAATCCTATTGCGAGGATAATTACAACAACCAATAAGGTAGTTACCATTTTTTGAAGGTTTAAGCGTTCTTTACCAAAATAGATTCCAGCACATTAGCCGCATCTTCACATTTATCAGTAGCCATTTCAAGGGTCTGTAACACCTCTTTTTGTTTGATCAATTCAATAGCATTGGTTTCAAATTCAAACAAACGGGCAATTGCTAAATTACAAACATAGTCGGCTTGATTTTCACCGCTGTTAATCCTTACACAGGCATCGGCAATAACGCGAATATTTTTAAAACTTCTTAATTCTCTGATTGCTTTATCCAAATCGGTACACATTTCTACCAAAAGCTCAGCAAGTTTGATCATTGCATCACCTACATTTTTAACATTGTATAATTCAATGTTACTGGCCGAAGCATGAATGTAATCAGCAATATCATCAACCGCACTAGCTAGCGCGTGGATATCTTCCCTGTCAAAAGGAGTGATGAAGTTCTTACTAAGTTCAAGGAAAATCGAATGAGTAATGTCGTCTCCAACATGCTCTAAACGTTCAACTTCCTTAATGTACTCTTTTCTTTTTTCTACATCAGTTGCACTTAATGCAAGCAATAGCGCTTCAGAAATTTTTAATACGTTACTTCCAGCCTGTTCAAATAGCGGTTGGAACTTTTTGTCTTTAGGGGTGAAGAACTTAAAAATACTATTCATCTTTTATAAAATATGATACAAAAGTATGAGTACAATGTTAAGTTAATGTTAAGTGTTAAGTTTTTTTAACTAAGCGAATTAGGATGGTTAGCCAACCTTTTCAAGTGTAAAGGCAAATGTTGTTCCGATCTGTAAAGTGCTTCTTACAGATATAATTTGCTGATGAGCTTCAAGTATATGTTTTACAATAGCTAATCCCAAGCCTGTACCACCTTCTTCTCTCGATCTGTGCGAATCAATTCTATAAAAACGCTCAAATAAGCGAGGCAAGTGTTTTTCGTCGATGCCTATTCCATCATCAGTAACCTCAATTAAATACTGGTCATGAAGTTCAAAGATCTTTATAGCGGTTGAGCCTCCGTGTTCTCTGCCATATTTTAAAGAATTCTGAATCAGGTTAATCATTACTTGTCTGATTTTTTCTCTATCAGCATTTACAAATGCCGGATGGGTGTATTTTTCCTTAAAAGACAAGGTTATCTCTCTAAGTTTTGCCTTATCCTCTAAGCCTTCCATTACCTCTTTTGCCAGCAGAACAAAGTCAAATTTCTCGTAATTAATCGGAATTTCACCTGTTTCTAACTTCGATATGGAGTCAAGATCATTTATTAAATAACTTAACCTTTCAACATTCTTGCCGGCCTTAGTTAAAAATTTGGCAGCTTGTTCGGGATCATCCACAAGACAATCTTGCAAAGTATCTATATAGCCTTGTATAGCAAAAAGAGGAGTTTTAAATTCATGCGAAACGTTAGATAGGAATTCTCTTCTGAACTGCTCCTGTTTCTTTAAAACATCAATTTCACGCTTTTTGGCCCCTGCCCATTCTTTTACTTCTTGTTCAACATCGTTAATAGGGTCGGAGCTCACATATTCTCCAAGCGCATCTTTTAAATCCTTACCCAGTTTTAAGTTGTGAATAAGCTTATATATAAGTACTATTTTAGAGTAAATGTATTTTTCGAGCAAATAATAGAAAACAATAAAACAGGTTAAAAATGATACGCCAAACGACATCAGCATAAAATACCAGCTATGCTGAAAGTAGAAATTTACAAGGCCTATTGAAATACCAACGGCTAATGCGGCAATTAAAACCAATACACTTAATTTCATTGTTTTATCCAAATTAACTGTAAGATAGAGCGCTTACAGGTGCAGGCAATTTACAATTATTTTATTTCATTCCGGCCCACTCGTTATAAAACTGATCAAGATATTCCTGCATAAAATTATGGCGTTTTTGAGCTATGTTTTTTCCTGCCGGGGTTTTCATTAAATCTTTAAGCAAAAAGAGTTTTTCGTAAAAGTGATTAACAGTAGGACCCGTACTATTTTTATATTCTTCTTTACTCATATTCAGGTTAGGTTTAACCTCAGGGTCATAAAGTACCCTGTTTTTATAGCCCCCATAAGTAAATGCACGGGCAATTCCGATGGCGCCTATTGCATCCAGCCGGTCCGCATCCTGAACAATGTCGAGTTCTTTTGAATGAAAAGTAACGGTTCCTAAACTGGCCTTATAGCTTAAATTAATAATGATCTGCTTTACATGTTCAATAATTGATGAATCAACACCTATACTTTTAAGAAAATCGCCTGCTATACGCGGACCAATTTCCTCATCGCCATCATTAAATTTCGGATCTGCTATATCATGTAACAGCGCAGCCAGTGCAACAATTAATTCATCGCCTTTTTCTTGTTCGTTAATTGTTAAAGCAGTTTTGTAAACGCGCTCTATATGAAACCAATCGTGACCCGCCTCTGCATCTGCTAATGTTTCTTTAACAAACTCAATTGTTTTTTCAATTATAGGGTTCATTGGCTTAGTCTTTAACCGGCCTTTCTCCCTCAGGTCTTCGTGAGCCATCATACAACTCATATTCAAGCATACGACAATCTAGTTTTCCGTTGTAGAATTCTATTTTTCTTGTAGCTTTCAGTCCTATTTTTTTGGCCAGATCAGGATTTCCGGTAAAGATATATCCAAAATATCCTTTACAGTTCTGTTTCATAAAATCGCCCATGCGCTTGTAGGTTAATTCCAGTTTAGAATGCACCCCTAAACGCTCACCATATTCAGGGTTAAATACAACCACGCCTTTGCCGCCTTCAGGAACCATTGTTTCAGCAAAATCACAAACTTCGAAAGTAATCAATGTATCGACTCCGGCTGTTTTTGCATTTCTGCGACTTACATCTACTGCATCTTCAGAAATATCAGTAGCGATGATCTGAAGTTCAATATTTTTTATTACCTGATCTTTCAGAATCCTTCTTTCAGCAAAAAATATCTGTTCATCGTAACCCATAATGTGCATAAAACCATAGTTCATTCTAAATAAACCTGGCCTGCGATTGGTTGCAATCAGGGCAGCTTCAATTGCCAATGTTCCTGAACCACACATTGGATTTACAAAAGGAGATTTCTGATCCCATTGTGTGCTTAATACCGTTGCGGCGGCAAGCGCCTCTAACATAGGGGCTTTTCCCGGAATTTTACGATATCCGTGCTTAGCAAGTGTTTCGCCCGAAGTATCAATAAATACGTCTGCATCATTATCTTTCCAGTATAAATGGATTACGGCTTTGTTGGCATCAGAACCTGAATTAGGCCTAATGCCTTTTTTGTCTTTAATACGATCAACTATTGCATCCTTTACCTTTAAATTGGCAAAAAGCGGAGTAGTAATAGTTGGGTTATCCACATTTGAAGTAACAGAAAAATACCCTGAAAAATCAATTAATTCTTCCCACGGGATATTCACCATTTCGCCGTAAAGCTCTTCCGGATTTTTTGCTTTAAAGCTTTTTAAACAGTATAAAATCTGGCTGGCACACCTTAAATTTAGATTTAGCCTAATACATTCAGATAAAGTGATGTTTAATTCTACCCCCGTAGGGAAATCCCTTACTACATCATAGCCAAGGGCTTTAACTTCATCTAATAAATACTGCGACAGGCGCTTATTGCAGGTTATGATAACCTTGCTTTTTGTGTGGAAAACTTGCATAATTAATTGTACGAAGTTATCAATAAAAATATAGAGATTTGAACTTCGTAGTAGAATAAAATAGTATTTGTTATGGAATTAAAAGGAAAAGTGCATGAAATTGGTGCATTACAGCAGGTGAGTGAGACTTTTAAGAAACGCGACCTTATCATAGAATATGCAGAAAACCCTACTTATCCTGAATACATCAGGTTTGAGGCTTTACAAGATAAAACAGCTTTATTTGATAGCTTAAAGCCAGGAGACGATGTAGAAGTTGCATTCAATTTACGTGGTCGTCCGTGGACAGATAAAACCGGAAAAACATCTTATTTTAACAGTTTAGTAGTGTGGCGCATTAACGCATTAACAAATAGTGCCGCAGCAGCTACTCCAGCATATGCTCCGCCAGCTGATTTAAGCAGCGCGCCGGGCGAGGAAGATGATCTTCCTTTCTAAAGATCTTTTTTAAATAAACAAATTGACCACCGTGCCGTCCTGATTCAGGGCGGCATTTTTTTT contains the following coding sequences:
- a CDS encoding inorganic phosphate transporter, producing the protein MVTTLLVVVIILAIGFDYINGFHDAANSIATIVSTKVLSPFQAVLWAAVFNFAAYFYFTDHKVANTIAKTVVENFITLEVILAGLIAAITWNLFTWWFGIPSSSSHTLIGGFAGAGMAKAATVGASVMSAINLAPILKVVAFIVLAPVIGMIISVIISIIILHISKNARPSVAEKWFKRLQLISSAALSFTHGGNDAQKVMGIIYVSMVAANALKTGDPMPEWIPISCYAAIALGTMSGGWKIVKTMGSKITKVNAFEGVAAESAGAVTLGITEHFGIPVSTTHTITGSIVGVGLLKRVSAVRWGVTVSLLWAWVLTIPVSATLAAIVYGIIHLFF
- a CDS encoding DUF47 domain-containing protein; translation: MNSIFKFFTPKDKKFQPLFEQAGSNVLKISEALLLALSATDVEKRKEYIKEVERLEHVGDDITHSIFLELSKNFITPFDREDIHALASAVDDIADYIHASASNIELYNVKNVGDAMIKLAELLVEMCTDLDKAIRELRSFKNIRVIADACVRINSGENQADYVCNLAIARLFEFETNAIELIKQKEVLQTLEMATDKCEDAANVLESILVKNA
- a CDS encoding sensor histidine kinase — its product is MKLSVLVLIAALAVGISIGLVNFYFQHSWYFMLMSFGVSFLTCFIVFYYLLEKYIYSKIVLIYKLIHNLKLGKDLKDALGEYVSSDPINDVEQEVKEWAGAKKREIDVLKKQEQFRREFLSNVSHEFKTPLFAIQGYIDTLQDCLVDDPEQAAKFLTKAGKNVERLSYLINDLDSISKLETGEIPINYEKFDFVLLAKEVMEGLEDKAKLREITLSFKEKYTHPAFVNADREKIRQVMINLIQNSLKYGREHGGSTAIKIFELHDQYLIEVTDDGIGIDEKHLPRLFERFYRIDSHRSREEGGTGLGLAIVKHILEAHQQIISVRSTLQIGTTFAFTLEKVG
- a CDS encoding HD domain-containing protein → MNPIIEKTIEFVKETLADAEAGHDWFHIERVYKTALTINEQEKGDELIVALAALLHDIADPKFNDGDEEIGPRIAGDFLKSIGVDSSIIEHVKQIIINLSYKASLGTVTFHSKELDIVQDADRLDAIGAIGIARAFTYGGYKNRVLYDPEVKPNLNMSKEEYKNSTGPTVNHFYEKLFLLKDLMKTPAGKNIAQKRHNFMQEYLDQFYNEWAGMK
- a CDS encoding class I SAM-dependent RNA methyltransferase, producing the protein MQVFHTKSKVIITCNKRLSQYLLDEVKALGYDVVRDFPTGVELNITLSECIRLNLNLRCASQILYCLKSFKAKNPEELYGEMVNIPWEELIDFSGYFSVTSNVDNPTITTPLFANLKVKDAIVDRIKDKKGIRPNSGSDANKAVIHLYWKDNDADVFIDTSGETLAKHGYRKIPGKAPMLEALAAATVLSTQWDQKSPFVNPMCGSGTLAIEAALIATNRRPGLFRMNYGFMHIMGYDEQIFFAERRILKDQVIKNIELQIIATDISEDAVDVSRRNAKTAGVDTLITFEVCDFAETMVPEGGKGVVVFNPEYGERLGVHSKLELTYKRMGDFMKQNCKGYFGYIFTGNPDLAKKIGLKATRKIEFYNGKLDCRMLEYELYDGSRRPEGERPVKD
- a CDS encoding DUF3127 domain-containing protein — protein: MELKGKVHEIGALQQVSETFKKRDLIIEYAENPTYPEYIRFEALQDKTALFDSLKPGDDVEVAFNLRGRPWTDKTGKTSYFNSLVVWRINALTNSAAAATPAYAPPADLSSAPGEEDDLPF